One stretch of Punica granatum isolate Tunisia-2019 chromosome 5, ASM765513v2, whole genome shotgun sequence DNA includes these proteins:
- the LOC116207645 gene encoding ATP sulfurylase 1, chloroplastic, with product MASMASMFAKPATRPVSHHPHKPLSRQFFPSASVQIRRRPTSATGALRTRAALIEPDGGRLVDLRVEPDRRDEKRREAVALPKVKLSRIDLQWVHVLSEGWASPLSGFMRESEFLQTLHFNSLRLDDGSVVNMSVPIVLAADDSDKQRIGESKKVALVGPDDVPIAILSDIEIYKHPKEERMARTWGTTAPGLPYIEEAIKNAGNWLIGGNLEVIEPIKYHDGLDRFRLSPADLRNEFTKRNADAVFAFQLRNPVHNGHALLMTDTRRRLLEMGYKNPILLLHPLGGYTKADDVPLSWRMKQHEKVLEDGVLDPETTVVSIFPSPMHYAGPTEVQWHAKARINAGANFYIVGRDPAGMGHPVEKRDLYDADHGKKVLSMAPGLERLNILPFKVAAYDKTQGKMAFFDPSRPQDFLFISGTKMRTLAKNKENPPDGFMCPGGWKVLVDYYDSLTPSGSERVPEAVPA from the exons ATGGCTTCTATGGCCTCCATGTTCGCCAAACCCGCCACCCGACCCGTTTCCCACCACCCCCACAAGCCCCTGTCCCGCCAATTCTTCCCTTCTGCTTCGGTTCAAATCCGGCGAAGACCCACCTCCGCGACCGGGGCCTTGAGGACCCGAGCGGCCCTGATCGAGCCCGACGGCGGGAGGCTTGTGGACCTCCGGGTGGAGCCCGACCGGAGGGACGAGAAGAGGCGGGAGGCGGTGGCCCTGCCGAAGGTGAAGCTGTCGCGGATCGACCTCCAGTGGGTCCACGTCCTCAGCGAGGGCTGGGCCAGCCCCCTCTCCGGGTTCATGAGAGAATCCGAGTTCCTCCAAACTCTTCATTTTAACTCCCTCCGGCTCGACGACGGGTCAGTGGTCAACATGTCCGTGCCGATCGTCCTCGCGGCCGACGACTCCGACAAGCAGAGGATTGGCGAGTCCAAGAAGGTCGCCCTAGTCGGCCCCGACGATGTCCCCATCGCCATCCTCAGCGA CATCGAGATCTACAAGCACCCCAAGGAAGAACGCATGGCCAGAACATGGGGAACCACTGCGCCAGGTCTACCATATATTGAGGAAGCTATTAAAAATGCTGGAAACTGGCTTATTGGGGGCAACTTAGAGGTCATCGAGCCGATCAAGTATCATGATGGTCTCGACCGGTTCCGGCTCTCACCTGCTGACCTTCGCAACGAGTTCACAAAACGAAACGCTGATGCAGTGTTTGCCTTTCAGCTAAGGAACCCCGTGCATAATGGACATGCTCTCCTTATGACTGATACTCGTCGTAGACTTCTGGAGATGGGGTATAAGAATCCGATACTTCTCCTTCATCCTCTGGGAGGATACACCAAGGCAGATGATGTTCCACTTAGTTGGAGGATGAAGCAGCACGAGAAG GTGCTTGAGGATGGGGTCCTTGATCCTGAGACGACTGTAGTCTCCATATTCCCATCTCCGATGCACTATGCGGGTCCCACTGAGGTGCAGTGGCATGCAAAAGCTCGAATCAATGCGGGGGCCAACTTTTACATTGTGGGCCGGGACCCAGCAGGCATGGGCCATCCTGTTGAGAAAAGAGACCTCTATGATGCTGACCATGGGAAGAAAGTCTTAAGCATGGCTCCCGGACTTGAGAGGCTAAACATCCTACCTTTCAAG GTTGCTGCTTATGATAAGACCCAGGGTAAAATGGCATTCTTTGACCCATCGAGACCTCAGGACTTCCTCTTCATCTCCGGCACCAAG ATGCGAACCCTGGCAAAGAACAAGGAGAACCCGCCCGATGGCTTCATGTGCCCCGGTGGATGGAAGGTACTGGTTGACTACTATGACAGTCTCACTCCTTCGGGCAGTGAGCGGGTCCCAGAAGCTGTCCCAGCTTAG